GCGACAGAGACAAAGCAGTGCTTTCAgcgatgggggcggggggtttgGGAGAGACAGCTGTCTGTAACCTACAATGAAAGATTTGCATTTtgtttaaaaagaagaaggaaaacacTGTCAGAACTGTCTGTGAATGATTGCTGCCGTGTTTTTGATCAGTGATTTATTGTACAAGGTCGAGGAGAATGCTTGCGTTGTGTGCGGTGAGCGTAGGATTTGAAAATTCTGTCCTTTCTTTGTTGCAGATTATGACACGGGACGATGGATACTTTGATGGCATCCTAGGAGTTGAGTTCAAAtgtgttctttctttttttactcgCAATGTTCACAAAATATTCAAACCACTCCTACTGCGTTCCGCTCTCGGCAAAGCCTCATTTATGTCAATGCGGAAAATGAATTGATGCGAGAGGCAGACATTCGCTGTGGTTGAGTAAAACCCAAAGGAAACACAGGCTTCTCGTTCTCCTTCTGAGGCACCAGAGATGTCTGGTAAATGTATTGGAACAAAGCCTTTTAAAGCCTTTTCAGAGTTAGCCAACCAACAGGCAAGATATTACACATGGAACAGTGCTGATGCCTTTTTTATGGCCACATCAAATCTATTGGTCTGCCAACAGTACTTAAAGCTGAATTGAAACAAACACCGTCATCTTCTCGCCATCGTCCGTCTGCTGATCATTTGGATGAAATATGAGGCATAAAAAAGGCTGTGGCACAGTATGTTTCAGGATTGTAGATAATTTCATAAAGAAGGGCCGAGCTCACAGGTGCATTCATATATGCTATAATGCTCATAAGGCCTGAACAAGTGAAAGTTTGAATAAATTGCGCCATTAACAATTCTCTTGTGAGTATAGGCTAGCCTAGTGTTCAAATAATGGTGGAACTAACTTAGGAGAACTTAAGGGATGGACAACTGAATCttgaaaaaacacaaatcaacatAACATATTGTGGATGTATGTATTCGCTACACACTTACCAATATcttaataaacaaatcaaagtcTGTTAGTTAATAAGTTGGCCGCTTCTTGTCTATAGTCAGGAGGGGAAAATAGGCCCTACCCATATAAACCGACTTTATAACCCTGAATAAACATAATGGGAAATCATTAACAGCTGTCTGTTGTCCATCACTTTTATGCAGTGTATATCATATGTAAAGATTAGAAAGCTAGAGCATACCAGTGCTTAAATGTATCATTGCAAACAAATGTAAACGGTTAATTTATTATATATGAACGACTGAGTACAAAACCCTTAAAGGGTTGAAAGTTAAGAAAACATGAAAAAGTTAGAAACATGTCTAAATACCACGTTTGGAGATTTTCTTTCAAAACCCTTGACAAACACTCTTCACAAGAAAGATCTCTTCTTGGTCTTTAAAATGAAACCGTTGTAGCAATGAAGCATTGTATTTCATTTGCGTACGGTAATGAGCTGTAGTTTAGAGGTCGGAGGTACGATGCGCTGGAGGTGAGCATTCGTAGGGGGGATGGGACATCCCCCCTACGAAAGCTCACCTCCAGCCCAGTCCAGTTGCGTCGCGCCTTTTGAATTGTGAACGTGTCAACGTGACCCGCCCCTAGTCCTTGTGCTGACCAACCCACCGCAGCTGTCATGGCCGCCGTGGCGCTGGTGCTGGTGGGCCTGGCGGTGGTTCTGATCCTCTCCGTGGGCCGGCACAAGGGCAGCTACCGCACCGACGAGGCCAAGGGCGGCCAGTCCGGCCAGACGGCGGACACGGCTCTGGGCGGCGACCGCGCCCTGCCAGGCGCCGTGGAAACAGGGCGACGAGGAGTACTTTATCTGACGCTGTGCAGGCTCGCAGCCTCTGTCCCCCgctgccaccacacacacaccacacacacacacacacacacacacacccacaccacacacacacacacacacttacacacacacacacacacatgtagacacacacacacacacacacacatacacacacacacacatatagacacacacacacacacacacacatatataggacacacgcacacacatatacacacaccagatatccacacacatatacacacacacacatatatagacacacacacaaccacacacacacacacacatatacacacacacacacacacacacagatatatatacacacacacacacacacttacacacacacacatacgcacacatatacaaacacatacacacaccctcgcCGCACGCTAGTCTTCCAGCGAGGAGGACAAGAGGACACAAGGCCCTGCAGACTTGCAGACTTTTCCATCAGTGAATTGTAACCCCGACTGGAaacttttttgtattcaatTCAAATTAAACTAACTTTATTTTTCCTCTATTCGGAAAGTGTCCTTTCCAAACAGGGAAACAATGAGCATGGGCAATATACATGTGGAATGAAAAGAGTAAGTTACACAATAAAACCGGAATGAAATAACATACAAGCTAATCTGAACCAAGAATGATCTTTACATACTATATAAATTGTATTACGGTTGTAATCGTGCTTAAGCCCCTGAAAATTTTTTACGGCGACATTGAGGAGCAAAATGAGATGTGACGATGTCAGACTGTTCTTTTCACTAAGCTGCCATACACATGTAAAAAAAGCAATCTCTAGTTTAGGAGGTTCCAGAGATCATTTGCCTCCATTTAGGTTTGTAGCGTTTGCAATTTCACCGAACTGAATTAAAACCAAACGATCAACTTGATAGCAGCAGATTTGAATAATGAATGGTTAAAGATCTCTTCAGCGACATGCTCAGCTGAAATATCCAAACCTTTCCCAGACGCTCCCCATCAAAGGGTCAACAATACCACAGAAATGAATACACATATAGCACCCTGTTTAAATCACCATATAAGACCATGCTCTGGCAACCTCTGCCCCAGTTTTGATTTTGTAGTGGATATGTCGGGGCCCTTCATCCATCATCTGTGTTGTGCTGCTCTCTGCATATCAACACAACACTGACCCCAGGCAGATCCCAGGGCTGACAGAACAGCACCTAACAACTGACCTCTCCGTTTGGCCTTGAAGGAGGGACTTACTTACACTCAGACGCTAATCAGTAGCCGAGTTCAAAAGGCCGGCACCGGAAGATTTACAAGGTTGCTACCCTGATACACACATGGAATGGTGAATAGGAACGTCCTGCTTTCTTGACCTGGGCTGGCCTGGGCTACTTTCAATAGAGACACTGTGTTAGAGCCCCTTTTGCACATTTATGGAGATGGTAATGATTTGGTGGAAATGTAAGTGTCCTCATTCTATTATTCCTTGAATTTTTTTCAAGGATTGGAGCTGTTGACAGGATGATTCCCAACTCTGAATCTCACTAACGCATTGGTACGTCTTAAAAAGGTATTGAtgacagaggagaagagatatGAAAGTCAATTTCCTTTATACTGCAAGTCAGAATGAACAGTCAATATCCTTCCTCTGTTTATTCCCCAGCCATAACACACCGTGATTAAAAAACGGCGGAAGTAATTTTTTATATacattcatttgttttattgAGTAAAGTTGGAGTAAGAACAAACCCCCGGGCTACAGAAACTCATTTTATTTCCCTGACCCCTCCCCTTGGTTCCATCAATATCGACTGGCAAACAAGGAGGTAGGCGAAGGCCTGCGTTACAATCTTAATAGCGGTGGAGGAAAGACGATGTTTCTATGTGGGTGAGCAATATTCAAATTCGCACAGTCAGAGAGGTTTACGGGAAGTAAATACTCAATTGTTCAACTTTAATAACGATCACGCTCGCAGGTGGGAATGAGTCTGTGCAAATACCCACTGGATACATACAGCCAGTTCATTACGGCTTTCATTTACCAATGAGATTGCATATATTTCtctgcacaatcacacacaaacaaccgctAACGCACCCACACGCTGGCTTTTTATGCCGCGTATAAATATACCGCCATACACTGTCTGCATCTAGCGGTGGGCGCGCGCTGCTGTCACGTTGAAATTGCCCTTTGCAATGCACTCTGATTGCAGATGTATACAACACTGCTGTTGCCTTCTTCAGACATAATATATATCAGTCCTCCACTATTTATGACTCAACTCCCGCTGCTTGGCTGTATATGTACATACAAATAAAGATGAAGTCCACATGTAAATTAATGGAAGCCCCACCTGCAAGCCACTTTCCCAACTTAGCAACTCAGCATCAAGGGACGACTGTATTGAAATTGTACAAATTCACTTTTTTCATTCAGTCCTCTTTCCTTGGAAGTGTTTTTTCATGGGCCATGTGAAATATTCATGGCTCTGCATTATTTTGACGTTCAGATGTTTTATTCATCCCCAAAAGGTAGGAGTCCAACTAAAAGCAAATCAAATGCATTTCCAAGTCAAACAAGTGCACCGCTGCAGTTGTGTTTCGAAGAATgacatgtataaatgtattaatGGGCAGTGGCAGCTGCAGTCGTCCAGAAGGCGTTTCTCGGGTTGATAATGGGTGAGTGGTGAGTCTCTTTGGTATTCTGAAAACGGAACCGGAGTGAGTGGAGCCACCCCGACTGTCCTTCAATAGCTTTGAGCCCCTGCTCTTGTTTATCCATAGCTGGGAGGAACCGGGCTCCATTggggagaaagaggcagagagagagagagagagagagagagagagagagagagagagagagagagagagagagagagagagagagagagagagagctacaacATTTCCAAGCCTATCTGTCCATACACAGGATTCCTCAAGTGAAGTGAATATAAATTAGCTTCCGCTCCAACTCTGAGAGCGCAATGAATTACACAAAGCTTCTCTTTTTTATGGCTCTGTCCCGACAGCACAAGTAAATAAAGTcagtctgtatatgtgtgtgtcattcagTGCACGAGAAGCCATGTGAAGCAAATATAAAGGgggctttttatttatttgcttaATATGGGAGCTAGGTATAAGAAAAATGCAGGGAAGAGACATTCCGGCTGGCTGGGTCTCTTCCTTCCGTCTGACGAGGAGAGTCTAGGCGTTGAAATAAGCATTCCCAAATCCAGCCACTCTCCTCCTGAGACAGGTATCTGACAGCGGGAGAGCACCATGAGTTCAGTGGTGAGctcgtctctctctcagacaggaCAGGCAATAGGCCTTCCCACGGCCCCTCAAACCTGATTCTCCCCTGAGGtgggagaaaaataaagataggACCAATGGCAAATCATTTGCACTGGAATCCAGCAGATATGCGGGGGACATCTCTTTTTGTCAGCACCCCTCTGATCATCCTACGTAGCCATTATTCGTCCTGAGTCTGGTATAGTGGTCTACAGCAGACGCAAACATTAACAGCAGACCAGGCCTCGGGCTCGGCTGAGTGAGTGCGCGTGGCTgtatttttgtcttttttgttaGATTTCAGGGATTCTCGAACTTCCTTCTGCCAAATAGCGCATGAGAAAGCGGGAGACATTTCACGTCGATAAGAGGTCCCCCAGTGGGTCTCATCTTTTGTGTTGCCGGGGATTGGCACCGACACTGCAGATTCCACCCGCGTGCCCTGTTTCCATTCTCCGCTCTGGagtgactgtgtatgtgtgtgtgtgtgtgtgtgtgtgtgtgtgtgtgtgtgtgtgtgtgtgtgtgtgtgtgtgtgtgtgtgtgtgtgtgtgtgtgtgtgtgtgtgtgtgtgtgtgtgtgtttgcaattgCAGTCTCCCTTGGAGTTTAATGCAGGGTGggcttctttattttttttatagacaaATTGCTTTTttgaagtttttttttaatactataGAATAGGGGAAAAAGCTGTGTGAAGCACACACAATCATCAAGCGGCGAGCGAGATTTGCAGAGGGCAGGGGAGGAAATTCATTTGAATGGCCTTGTTTGTGATAAAAGTGCAGTGTGGCGATGGGGTTTGTACTCTGTCGTCCTCTGTGGCGACGTGATACCAGCCCGAGCTGAATATGCCATATTCAGCTCGGGCTCTTTCAGAGAACGTTTCCAGAGCATTTTCATTTTCGTttttgaagaagaagagagtAGGACACAGTCAATCGGGGCTATTTTCTCCCACGTCACATGCGTCACCCTTGTCATTAACAGACGCTAAGGAGTACGGGCAGGGCCACGGTTCAGCTCTACACAATGTGCTCATTTATGGTATTATTGGGGTTATTGTTCCTCGCAAGGTTACATTACTTGGTTCACTGTCGCATATTTCCTGCATAGGTTTATGTTCAGGATAATTAAAGGGTAATCAAGCATCTTTAGACATGAATACAAAGTAAATATAATTTCCCCTGTTTTATTGAATCTTTTAGCAAAACTTTGTAAAAATCCCTGTTGGTGATTACAATATTAACCATTTTTTCGACCCATAAAGAAGTAAAAGCAGACATCTATATTGATTGTAATGAATGTAGGGCAGAGCGAATATAAATGATAAAAGAggaactacatttatcttagaACACATCTCTCAGAGTCGCGCAAACGTTCGCTACaaagagactccattcaaattctGTTGGACACAAAACCAGCGCTGTGGAAACGGGGTCGTGGGGGAGCTAAAGCAGGAGCTGAAATTAAATCAATGCTGATGTGTTTGTTTACCAGATTACTTTGTAGAGAGAAGCAACTCTTTTCTCTGGAGGGccgtcctccatctcctctctccttctttataCCGGTCAGAAATCAATTAGGTGCCGCTTTAAACATACGCGTAAAGGGATATATTAAAGCCAAGCCATTATCTTCTGGCAACTGTGCACAAAAAGTCACTGAGCCTGTTTTGGCATCAAAACAGTTTGAGCTAAACTTTCTATATTTAAAATGGACTAGAATATGATTAAGAGAATATAGCAGAtgtttgcatttatttaaggtTCAGTAGATTCCTTTTTCtagtgcaaatgaaatgaactAGATTGAGCTGTTCTGCTATTGCAGTGGAGGGGGTGATTCAAGGACTGTATCCAGGACTCACAAGCTCATAGGCTCCAGACCGCACTGTGCCGAAATGATAAAGTCTGTGCGTGCTGTGATGTGGACAAGCCCTTTACGGGGCTTATTGTTTCAGTCAGTCCACTCCTCAGCAGCCAGAGCAGAGGGAACTCACAGACAATACTGATAAGGAAATTGTTGATGCACAACATGAGCCAACGGCTATCCCTCCCAAAGAACCTCCCCTGAACCCATCCGTGGGTCCTGTAGGACATCGAGCAAAGGGGAACACTGTGATATACCTCTTTTTTGAACCACTCAGAGAACCTCAGTGATGTCTGGCACTTGAACAGCCCGCCGAGCACCTTGCTGGGCACCCAGGCGTCACAGATGCCTGGGTGACGTCAGAGAAGCCTGCCCGGGGATTAGTGCTCAGGACGGACTGAGAGCTATTCCATGAGATTGGGTGTCGACTTTGCTCGCCCTTGAGCGATCCGTCACTGAATGATGTCCGTCCCCACTAGTGCATCGTGCCACTCGCTGTTTGTCGTTGGCTTTCTTTAGATTTAGTAAGCTAGGTGAGCTCGTAAAGGTCTCAATATCACCTAACTGTACATTTGTTAACATTTACAATCCATTGTGTTTTCCTGTGGATTGTGGCTGTGTTCAGAATGCAGGGCTCCTCGAAGTCCAACAACACCAATCTATTGGCTGTGAGTGTACCAAgaatgctgacacacacacacacacacacacacgcgcacacacacacacacacacacacacacacacacacacacacacacacacacacacacacacacacacgcagcagacACCTGAACACAATCTCCATATCTTACCCGAGAAAATGCCCTCGTCCCCTGAACACGATCCCTGTGCGATGGCTTATCTAAGAAAACATTTTTCAAGCAAATTGATGCTGATATTATGATATGGGAATCTGTTGGGAGAAAACCTTCGAATCACAGGACGTGTCATCCATTCATCGTTCAAAGGATTTAATATTTTTTCCAAGCACAGATCACGAAAAAGGGCCAAgagatttgtttgttttgtattttttattattacatgCTTTGATATTATTTATCTGATGGATCACATTATGCACACCTTTCCTCTGTTACAAGTGTGGTTTATATGGCGCGTTTATGATCTTTACACGCAGTGGTGTGCCTTTCATTTCTTTTGTCatctaaaaacaaacacagtgcATCATTGATTATATTTAACAGCTTTCTATTGAGCCGTCTCCCGGCTCTTACCAAAGATTGGTTATTTTAGTTACTTTAGCACCATGCGAGATGACAGattgtgttacagccatgaAAAACTGCGCTGGATACAAAAACACACTATGAGATATACATCTAtgtagtgttttgtttttgaaatATAATTTGCTTTAAAGGAACAATGTGTGCCTGATAACATGTTGCAATATATGTCCaccccattttcttttttaccaTGGGATTGGACTTAAAGTAacgttatttaaatatattcaaaAGTATGATTCTCAACAGACACGTACCTCCTCGTGAAAGTATATATCTTAACTCAATTATGCGCCACAGGGATTTCTCATCGTAGTAAGCGGAATTCCTTTCCTTCATATTCGTTCCCCCTACATGTGCTGGGATATTTAGCATGCATTGCATTTTTGTgaatatatatagtgtataaatatgtatatatgtaaaataaaaagGACTTACTGCGTGTGTATTATGAGGGTGCTTTGGGCTACACATGCCGAATCGGCCTGTGATACAATCCTAAGCAGTGTGTTTGGAGGTGGCCAATTACGTCAGCCCTGCAAAGTCCCCTAAGGGCACAATTATTAGAAGAAAAGCCTGAGTTATAGTCTTTAATCTGCTTTGGGATTTTTCATGATGGAAGACCAATTCTTCCCGTCCACTTGCCTGTGCCAGAAGCGGGGCTATAGGgtaggagggagcagagattcCATTTAGGatatttctcctccatagtaAGAATGGAATCCATTATATTTTTTTGGAAATATAATGCATGGCCGCAGTTTTCACACTGCTTTACATCATTCTCAAGTGCCCTGAAACCCTTGGTGGCAACGATGGACAATGCTTGATGCCAGGGACAACACAAATAAAGGCTTTCTGCTGCTCCCCAAGAGATCAGTGGCTAACAGCACATCTTGCTTTTTTCAGGCAAGTACCATTTCTAGACAATGTTCTGTGATGTCTGCTACAGGAAACTCGCTCACCCCAACCNNNNNNNNNNNNNNNNNNNNNNNNNNNNNNNNNNNNNNNNNNNNNNNNNNNNNNNNNNNNNNNNNNNNNNNNNNNNNNNNNNNNNNNNNNNNNNNNNNNNNNNNNNNNNNNNNNNNNNNNNNNNNNNNNNNNNNNNNNNNNNNNNNNNNNNNNNNNNNNNNNNNNNNNNNNNNNNNNNNNNNNNNNNNNNNNNNNNNNNNNNNNNNNNNNNNNNNNNNNNNNNNNNNNNNNNNNNNNNNNNNNNNNNNNNNNNNNNNNNNNNNNNNNNNNNNNNNNNNNNNNNNNNNNNNNNNNNNNNNNNNNNNNNNNNNNNNNNNNNNNNNNNNNNNNNNNNNNNNNNNNNNNNNNNNNNNNNNNNNNNNNNNNNNNNNNNNNNNNNNNNNNNNNNNNNNNNNNNNNNNNNNNNNNNNNNNNNNNNNNNNNNNNNNNNNNNNNNNNNNNNNNNNNNNNNNNNNNNNNNNNNNNNNNNNNNNNNNNNNNNNNNNNN
The window above is part of the Gadus morhua chromosome 20, gadMor3.0, whole genome shotgun sequence genome. Proteins encoded here:
- the gypc gene encoding glycophorin-C encodes the protein MRWSPCADQPTAAVMAAVALVLVGLAVVLILSVGRHKGSYRTDEAKGGQSGQTADTALGGDRALPGAVETGRRGF